The DNA sequence TATCAGACAGAAACCTGTCGAGCGCCCGGCGCTCTTTTTTTGTCGGACGACCGCTGCCCGGTTCACGCATCGCCTGCTCCAGCGGACTAAACCGGTCGGATGGGTCGCGGGGCGGCGTCAGATCGTCATAGAGAAGTTTTGCTTCCTCGTAGGGTCCACGCCGCGCCCCTCCGGACTTGACGACCAGCACCCTGTCCATGCGCTCGAAACCGATATCGAGCCTGTCACCCGCCTTCACGGTATGGCTGGGCTGGCGGATAGTGACACCGTTGACCTTGACCTGACCCGACTGCACGTAGCCCTGGGC is a window from the Agrobacterium tumefaciens genome containing:
- a CDS encoding RNA-binding S4 domain-containing protein, which codes for MGSNEQPLESTRQRLDKWLFFARMAKSRSLAQGYVQSGQVKVNGVTIRQPSHTVKAGDRLDIGFERMDRVLVVKSGGARRGPYEEAKLLYDDLTPPRDPSDRFSPLEQAMREPGSGRPTKKERRALDRFLSDSDGSKD